The Kogia breviceps isolate mKogBre1 chromosome 19, mKogBre1 haplotype 1, whole genome shotgun sequence genome contains the following window.
ttattacaatgaggtaccacctcacaccggtcagaatggtcatgattaaaaagtctacaaataacaaatgctggagagggtgtggagaaatgggaaccttgtacactgttggtgagaatgtaaactggtgcagccactatggaaaatagtatggaggttcctcaaaaaactaaaaatagtgttcccatatgatccagcaatcccactcctgggcatatatccagacaaaactataattcaaaaatatcatGTACCCCTATGtgcacagcagcactattcacaacagtcaagacatggaaacaagctaaatgtccatcaacagatgaatagataaagaagatgtggtacatatatactatggaatactactcagccataaaaaagaatgaaataatgccatgtgcagcaacatggatggacctagagagtatcatattaagtgaagtaagtcagaaagagaaagacaaatatcatgtgatagcacttatatgtggaatctaaaatatgacacaaatgaacttatctacaaaacagactcacacagagaacagacttgtggcagCCAAGGCAggtggtggggaagggatggaccgggagtctgggattagcagatgcgaactattacatatagaatggataaacaacaaggtcctactgcatagcacagggaactatattcaatattctgtgataaaccctaatggaaaagaatatgaaaaagaatgtatatataactgaatcactttgctgtacagcagaaattaacacaacattgtaaatcaactatacttcaataaaataaatttaaatatatatatatatatatatataatctattgaTCCGGTagtctcacttctgggtatatacccaaaggaaatgaaaataggttATTGATGAGAcatatgcactcccatgtttactgcagctctatccacaacagccaagatatgtaaacaacctaagtgcccaccaacagatgaatgagaaaagatgtagggtgtgtatacacatacacacacacacacacacacacacacacacacacacacacaatggaattcagccataagaagaaaggaaattctgccatttgcaacaacctgGATGGACGTTGAGGaaatgctaagtgagataagtcagacagagaaagacaaatactgtatgatattggAAATCGGAAAAgcagagtaaaatggtggttaccaagggggccAGGGGTGGAGGAATGGTAGAGATGTTAAGATAAAACTtgcaactagtagataaataagtctTGGAGACTAATACACAGTATAGTGATTATATACAACAAAACTGTATCATAAACTTGCTAAAAGGTTAGAGCTTAATTGATCCCAACCCTAGAAGTTATAATTATGTGACCCCATAGAGGGTCACACTATAATGGCAAtcatacatgtatcaaatcaacatgttgtacaccttaaacttacatgatATTGTATGCCAAATATATCcctattaaaaaacattttttaatctaatttttttaaggtattttagcAGCAAGGTCAGTCAGTTGTCTAGATGTACCTTATTGTTAGAAATACAAGGTCAATTTCCCTTACTTTCCAGCAAACCCAGAAATGCATTAAAAAGTGTTTGTCATAAAGGGATCTAGTTGTATTTTAGAAGGAGAGCCCTTTGAATCATCTAGTCGACCACACTTTTGGAAATCAGAACTTTCTATTACCTATCACTACTTCTCCATTACTATATTTTCTCCTTCTAGATATTTGTTCTCCTGGATCTGTTAATTCGCTTTTTAAATCTTCTGTctcataacttaaaattttttctcttttttgtaagCTTGgagatttccttgtttttcttctaattaatataaatggtTCCCAGTAGATTCTCTTCTgcttatttgtgtttattttattttcttaacccaAATCTCTTGTTCTCTGACTTTTTTCCCAtagtatatttttttttctcaaaaagaatAATGGTTAGAATTTAAGTTCTCTCCTTTTACCTTCATTGATTCTGTTTTATAGGGGCTATTTAGACCAGTTGTGCAGCTTGGACTACTTTACATATGTCCAGTGTGTTTTTTTCATTATCTGCACAGTCAATACTGATGACCCTGGCTTGTCCCAGCAATTACTTTGCAGTTTCTCTAAATGAGGTCCCATTCTCTGTAGAGCAGAGTGCAAGTTGTCCACCAAAATCCATTCTCTCCTTCGTCCTTAGTCCTTACACAGTAACGGAGTAATCTATGTATATATGGCAGCCAGCTAGGCTACCTTTCCAAGTCTTTCTTGCAGTCAGATGTGGCCATGTGACCAAGGTCTTACCAACGATATATGAGCAAAATTGATGTGTGGCATTTCCAAGCATGGGTCTTAAGACATTGCACTTGGCTCTTTCCCCTTCTTGCCAGCTGAGAGTCCTACATGGCAATGATCTTGCTTCAACTGCACACATAAAGATAGTGATCTAGGGACAGCAGAGCAAGATGGAAGGCACCTGAGACCTAGGTGGCCATGTGGAGCAGGACCAGCCCAAGGCTCTGGACCACAACCAGGGAAGTAAACCTTGTACAGAAGCCACTGGGTTCTTTGTTACGGCAGCTTAGCCTTCACCCTCACATATTCCACCGCTAGAACCACCCGCAGCCCTACCCGCAGCAGCTGCAGGAGTTCTCAGGAGACAAAATTCCACAGCACACCCTGTCTGCACCAAGTGAGGCCGGGGCTTAGAGGTTGTACCCACCTTCCCTGCATGTGGGCTTTTATGGAGCTCCCCAAatctttcacttttgtttcttccCCTCTCAGGCCATTCCCAAAATGATGATGGAGGAGGAAAGTGGGGGCTGCTTGACCGGCTTTTCTCCTGCTCCCCACCCTCCTTGCTGCTTTTCGGTGAAGAAACAGACTTTTAATGTGGgtacctttttaagaaaaatcaaagttGTCTTTCTTACTGTAACTAGCTCACAAAATAGTTAAGTCAGCAATTGTGCCCTTTTCTGATTTTGTTCTGGAGAGCTGGGAAATGTTCTCCACACCGTCCTACACGTCAAGAAAAACGTAGGGCACGTTGACTGAGGGTGGCAGGTTGGAATCCAAAAGATAATGAGGTAAGACTGGCTGTTCattttaccagtttttaaaaattgtataaaaccgTTTCCTCCCAAAGATGGTAGTATGCCATCAATCAGAGTTTGGTCAAATAATTCTAGGCAGTTgagatgaaaaatagaaaagcaaacatTTCCATAGGTGGGTAAAGAGATTGGCCTTGAAAAGTCCCCTGAGCTGGTGCAATTCCTGTTTCTTTGCCAGGAGTCCTGAGCTGGACTGATGACAAGCTGTCCCCAGAGCCAGACAGGAGAGCCTGCACACCTGCtgctcatggttttttttttatcttctccccCTTTTCCCTCCCCCAGGAGCTACAAAGTGACTTTTAGGTGGAAGGAAATACAGTGCTCCCTTGATATCTGGGGTAGgaggttggttccaggacccctgaagATATCAACATCCACAGATCCTCAAGTCCtatataaaaaacaacaaagtgtttgcatataacctatgcatatCCTTCcgtacactttattttaaaaatatttattatttatttatttacttgcctgtgctgggtcttagttgcggcacgcgggatctttagttgcggcttgcGAACTCTtacttgcggcatgtggggtctagttccctgaccagggatcaaacccgggccccctgcgttggagaGCGGagttttagccactggaccaccaagggaagtccccatcctcccgtacactttattttatttatttattattattatttttttgcggtacgtgggcctctcactgctgtggcctctactgttgcagagcacaggctccggacacgcaggatcagcggccatggctcacgggcccagccgctccgtggcacgtgggatcttgccggaccggggcacgaacccgtgtcccctgcatcggcaggcggactctcaaccactgcgccaccagggaagcccctcccgtacactttaaatcatctctagattacttataatacctcatacaatgtaaatactatgtatctagttataaaaacaatgtaaatgctatgtaaatattaGTTGCTGGTGTGTAGTAAATTcaagttttgatttttgaaactgtctggaattttttttctcgcCTATTTTtgatccacagatgcagaacccgtgggtatggagggctgactgtaagatCTAAACATTTCTTAATATGAAACACCGTGTGAATCTATATCCTGTCAAGTCTGTTCTCGAGCTAACCAAACAATTCAGGGCACATAGAAAGACCCCACTCTCCTCACAGAATCTAGTAAACTGTCCCTCAAACACCCACCTAGGAACAGGCGCTAAGAATCACATCTACCATCATCCCCGCCCCGCACTGTGCTCCGGAGCTGGAAAGCTGTGCGTGGGTCCCAAGGTACCATCCTTCAGTTTAATCTAAAGTGTACTATGGGTTTTTCTGTGTTTGTACTACAAAGTTGGGGTCTTTCACACTTTCACACtattgtcattttcttctctaataTTGTTTCTCTTTGTTCATTTTGGTGAGTATTAGGATGAAAGTTTTCACAATCATGGCTTTTTTTCCTTGCCAGCACTCTAGTCTTTTATACACGTTTCAAAGCCATGAGTCACGATTACAGCCATAACATGTGGCCTGGCTGGAGCAGAATCTGTCCATCAGAATCCTACTAGCGCCATCTGAAAGAATTATCTGCTCCTTAAACACAAAACTGTCTCCCCAACAATCAAATTTTTACTGAAACTCTTTATACAATAACTTACTTGTATTGAAAgtgtttttctgattattaagTAATACATACTTGTTTTAGAACAgctggaaaatacagaaatgtataaagaagaaaataagaatcgTCCATAATTCCACTATCGACCAGAGCTAATCACTCTGTGGGTTTTACTCTTGCAACACCGAGTTTTAGCTCACTAATGCTTCTGAAACCTAGCCACAGACTGTTTTCTTTCAAAGCACTCATGTCTTTTTCCacagaatataaaatagaaacatataaaaaacatactcaaggggcttccctggtggcgcagtggttgagagtctgcctgccgatgcaggggacgcgggttcgtgccccggtccgggaagatcccacgtgccgcggagcggctgggcccgtgagccatggccgctgagcctgcgcgtccggagcctgtgctccgcaacgggagaggccacaacagcgagaggcctgcgtaccgcaaacaaacaaacaaacaaacaaaaaaccccacaaaaaacataCTCAAATAGAACAATGAGGTTTCTTCACAAAGTAGTTTCCTATAAATCCTCCATTTTCCAAATTCCTATGAGTCAGAGGCTCTAATACAGACTACCgagatttattaaaataataaagataagagaccACAGAAGAGAAAGGCCAGGGGCTTATCTCCAGATGCCCCCCCGACTCCTCACGCTACCAGCGGCAAGGTGCCCACTCTTCTTCCGAGCTGGAGGTCTTTCAGTCTTAGGGGCTGTAGCGAGGCGGCGAGGCAGAGCCTGGGAGGGAATCTGCGagttgagggaaaagaaaaaagagtcagTGTCGCGTCCTCTCAACCGCCCCCCGCCACTGAGGAAGGGCGTCGTGGATGGGGAGGGCCAGAGTCAGTCAGCAAAGGGCAAGGGCCATGCTACAGAAAACGGGACCCGGGATCGGAGGGGTTGGGCGACAGAGGACAGAGGCAGCTGGCGGGTGTGCAGAGGGCGAGGGACGAGTCAGTGAGAGCCCCCAGCCCCTCGCCCCCGCGTGACTTTGCCTCACCTCTTTCCGGGGCATGTCACCCAAGCGGGAGTCTGTGTTCCTTCTGGGGGCATTATCCCCTCGGCTGTCAGTCCTGCCATACAAATCAAGGGATGAGGATAGGCAGCTGTTCCCCCGACTCTCCCCACACGGGCTGGAAGAACTACTCCCCAATTCTGTCTCTTAAGAATAAGAACAAACAAGACAGACCCGGGGATCAAACAGGAGGAAACATTAGTGGAATCAAATACTGACTTCTATTAGATTGTCACAATCCTAGGACTCTCAGTTCTGAGCTGCAGGGTAAAGAGGAAAAAACTAAGGTAGAAAAACATGGAgaagagattttgttttttaagaagtgaaaaaaaacaaaaacaaaaacgagaCAAACAGCAGAGACAAAAGACAGGTGTGGAGGAGTGAGAGCTGGAGGAGACACCGATCTACATCTCACCCTCACTTCTTCCCCAGACAAGGACAGAAGCTGCTACTCAAAGGACAACACACACACTCCACTCCTCCTGCCCACAATCCAGGTTCCATCCACCCAGGCCCTCCGCCCTTCCCTCCCAGGCTGGTACCCGCGGTGTTCCAGCCTCTTCAGGTAAAGCAGCAGATCCTCGGCAGGCAGTGCCCCCCAGCCCCGAGCTTGGTACAGTCGTAACAGCTGAGACACCTCCATCAGCTGCCTCGAGGATGCGAGCCCATCTCCACCTGAGAGACAAATCAGTAATGGCCGTCATCCTAGGCCCTCCCCCAACCCTATCCCAGCTCTCGGAGTCCAGACAGGCCTTCAGTTCCAGGTACCAGCTCCACGCCCGAGACCTACCCTTTTTATCTGCCGGTAAACCACGACCTGCTTACCTCTCTCTGGGGAGCCACCGCTGGGACCGCCGCTCTGTGAATGGGCTGACGGAAGCTCATGGACCCGGAAAAGACTGGACGCCACGGCTAAGGGCACTTTAGTTTTATGGACCGGGGGTGGGAGGCGTGGCGCCTGAGGGGCTTCCTCCCAAGAAGGGGCAGTCAGAGGACCTAGCAAAGGAAAGAGATTCAAACCAGGAAGTGGGGCAAAATCCAAGGAATCCTGCCACCTTAGCCTTCGTGGGGCTTCGTCACTTTTGCCAGCTCCTAAAGACCCATGCCTGGTAACTGGATCTCCCACCTCTTCCAGGCCTGGCCCCAACCTTCTTCAGAGGTGGTGCTCACCAGACTTAGGGGGCAGCAGGTCGTTGGAGGGGTTCTCGTTGCTCTGGGGAGCTGTCTCCAGCAGCTGGGGGGACAAGACAGTAAGGTTCCCTGAGGACCGCTGAAGAAAGGGACCTCAGTGTCTGAGGGAAGCAGCAACTGGGGAAGTAAGAGCTGGGGCTGGTCACCTAAGTTCCAGAAGGAACTACTGCAACTGggagaagctgggacgaagtctTAGTCCTAAAAGGCGGATGAAGTCAGAATCCTAGTCTCCCAGAGTAGAAAGAGGAactgaggaaggagaggagaaaacaagGTGGGACGGGTGGGCCCTCTTACCTGGTGCAAAAACTGCTTGAGGCCCTGCAGCTGGGAAGGGGGCGGCAGCCCTTGCTTCAGGAAGCCGTCCCCGTCGGACCCAGGATCTTCCTCAGGGAACGGCTGCTCTGCCCTGTGATCGGGATGGAAGGTCCCAGCTGCAGAGAAGGCCTCAGCTGTAAAGTGAAACAGGGGCGTGTGCTGTAGGGGAGGGGGTTCTCCACAAATCAGCTCACCACAGGCCTGGAAGGAAGGGGCCTATTAAATATAACAGAGGCAGCACAGCCGGGAGAAGCTGGTCACAGTGGAAAACAGCTagagagggaagaactgaaggcaACTGAGAGCCGGCACAGCTGAATTCTAAGACAGAAGTGTAGACACAAGGGGAAAGCTATGGTACCCGGCTGCTGAATAAGTAAATACCACCGCAGCACAGAATGGTTTAAGATCAATAGACACGTTCCGGCTCCTTCACCAGGACGTGCCCTCATTCTTCACTCTACCTGGCTGTCACATTTACACCGCACagagcacccccacccccacaagtCACAGCTGACTGAACCAGGCGTGGCCACCACTCGAGGTCAGCCGACCCAAGGGACAGTTACCAACCCATCAGATCGCCTCTCTTTAAACTGGACCTAAGAAACAGAGGCACCAATGTCTCTGTAAGGTTGTCTAGAGTCTTTCTGGAGTCAGTGTCATGGCTGCTCAAACTCACGTGCAAACCAAACTTGTGAGAGCAAGAACCTGAGGGGGAGAGAGGGCTGGTCGACCAAGAGGAAGGAGCAGATGCCGGGGAGGCAGCGTCCAGAGCCCGCGCAGGCCCCAAGAGACGAGGAACAGCTGTCCGGTTCCTGGCAGCGCCCCTGAACCAAGCCCAGCTCTCATTAAGCACAGATACATCACGTTTCCAATAAGCCTCACTCCCTTTATTTGAACAAACTTGAGCGGATTTCTGCTCCTTGCAGTTTATGGTCACTAAGTCACCTGGGAAACGAAATGCTCAAGTCCCAGACAGAAAGGAAGCTAGGTTAAGAGGGAGCCAATCCGTGTGGGTAAGGAGAACCCCAGTGACTTCTGTCCCCAGTCACCTGAGGATGAAGTGAGATCCGGCTTTGGCTCCAGGGGCTGGAAGGAGTGCTGGCTCTGGAAAGTGGGGCCCAGCAGGAGGCTAAGatctggggaggggctgcagagaACAGGTGGCAGCACCCCAGGCAGCTCTTCCTGTGCTTGCCGGCTCTGCTGCAATGCGGGCTTTAGGGCCACGGCCACGGGGGGCACAGCCCagatcctcctcccctccttctccgGTTCCTGTGGCCCAGGGCTGGAGGGGCTGGCAGGAGGGACCTGGGCACAGAGAGGGTGCATTTAAAGAGATGAGACAGGGCACAGACGCTTGAATAAGATTACAAATTAGTAGAACGTCCTTAAAAGGAGGTTGGGGAACATTTATCAAATttctatcaaattttaaaatgcttatttttgaACTTACAATTCcagttctagaaattttatagatATACTTGCACAAAGACATCTATTAATGATATTTTTTGCAGCACTGTTTGTAGAAGCAAAATATAGGAAACAACTTTAATGTCCACTAATAAGCACTTGGTTAAGTAAAAAGTCACAAAACTGTGTACAGAAGGCCACTGTTTGGGGGCGGCACTCGAGACACCAGTAACAGCCACTGCTCCTGGGGGGAGGAACCGGGAGACTGAGGTGCAGGGATGGGATGGAGATTAATTTTCACCGTATACCTTTTGaacagtttggattttttttttttaaccatgtgcATGTCATCATCTATTCCAAAAAAAGATTTTAgctaataataaacatttaataattaaaagaaggaaggagatgcCAACATAGGGGTGAACTATGGACCGCCCTTGGGAGGGAGCTAGATTTCCAAAGAAGGGGTCTAAACACAGTTCTGAGCGCTTACCGGGGAagcgggcggcggggcggcggtgCTGAGCAGGCGGCTCGCCTCCTCCCAGTGGGCCTGCAGCATGGCCTGCAGCCGCTCCAGCAGCTCCGCCTGCTGCTCCTGCAGCCGCTGCCTCCCACTCTGCAGCTCCCGCGCTCGCGCCTGCTCCCGGGCCAGCCTGAAGGCAAGACGCAAGAGGCGACGTCGGCCCTTTACAAAAGCAGGGACTCGGAGAATAGGAAGAGCCACAAGGGAATACGGAACACGTGAAACTGTGAAAGGCGCCGGGGCCATGCGGGAGAGGCCAGGGCTACAGAGGAAGGGGCCCTTCAGCGCTCCCGCTGGGACTGCGGTCTAACGGGGAGACCGGGGCCGGCACCTGAGCTCATAGTCCTGGGCCACCTGCTGCTGCCTCTCCTCCCGTTCTGCCATCTCCACCTTGAACTGAGCCAACTGACTGGACAACTCCTGCTGGTGCTGTCCACTTAGCTCCTGCAGCTGCTTCCTGGGAGGACACAGGTGAGAAAAGAGGACTGAATCTTGAGACAGAAGAACTAGTCAAATAAAAAAAAGCCAGAGCGCGCGCACGTGAGAGCGAGCCAGCCGGCCCAGCCGTGGCACAGGCGCATTCAGGAAAGAGGACGGCTGGTATCTTAGGATGGGCTCCCCAGAAGCAGAGACTGAGATGAGGATTTATGGGAAAGTGGTTCATTTAAGAAGCATTTCTAGAAAAAAACTGGTAGGGGACTAGGAGGCtgaggcggggaggcggggggaggcggggaggcggggaggcggtTCAGTCCCCCAGGGCGGCTCTGGAAATGTTGCAGCTCGAAGCTCACCACTGTGCCCACCAGGGGCAAGGGAGCTGGAAACGTACATTCCTGTGGCCATCAGTTACCGGTTAAGTGCTACTTCCTATGGGGTGACAATGGAAAATCCCCAAGCACATCTGGCTCTCCCTGTGAACCTGAAGGCAGCTCTCCCACCGAGACACTGAGAGCAGCCAGCGCGTTGCAAGAAGGTAAAGGGATCTGAGAGGGCCTGGGCCGAGCCTGACACCACCTGCTGCGGCTGGGGACAGGCAGCGGCCAGTGAGCCCCGTGTACCTGTGATGCTCCCGCAGGGAGGCTGCTTGGCGCAGGCTGCTCTCCTGAGCTTGCGCCAGCCTCTCCGTCACCCGCTGCTCCAGCTGCATGGCCAGCTCCGACTCCATCTGGATCCGCTGGGTTTCACACCGGGCCTGGGGGTAAGGGAAGGCAGGGTCATTGTCAGCTCGGTTCTATCCGGGCTTAGAAGAGGATGGAGGATATAAGGTAGACAAAAAAATCCATGTACCAACGTTACCTCAATATGCCTAAGtgataaagaaacaagaattttGCCACAAGGAGTGAAAGAGGTTTCCTTTCCTTATTAAACCATGAGGTGCGCACACCTTATATGTACACAAGAGGAAAAATGACTTTGGACgatagaaatatcttttttttagacAAAAGAAAAGTTAGGTAGAACAATCAAATGTGTTACACGTGTCTGAGGTAACACATGCGATATTCCTGGTGTACCACCTGAAACCCAGGAAGCATTCAAAAATGTCCGCGCTCCCTCCTCCTAAAGCGGCATCATTGTCTCTATTTTCTCACCTCATAATCCTTCTTCAACTCACTGAAATCTGACTTCCACTCATAGTCCTTCATGGCAAGGAACTTAATTTCTAACTCCCGCAGTGGTTATTTCTCAGTCTTTATCTTATGTGATCTCACTGCGACACCTGCCACCTACatcagtttttccttctcaaacCATTTTTCCCTTCACTCCTGTGATACCACCAGCCATGCGACCTCATTCTCTCCGACCGCTCTTCAGTCTCAGCTAACTGCTCCTCCTCCAACTGCCCGTCAAGGCAGAATGCTTCCTTGAGTTctgtcttcagttttctttttgacCACATGCTACCATTCTGGGTCACTGATGCTTTTACCTGTGTAGAGCAAATGTCTAGCATTTAGGCCATGTTTTTTGCTACTGTTTATACCTTAAAACACTTTCTAAATCTCTCTCTTTAGCCAGGACCTTTCTTCTAAGCTTTAAGCCCATATACCCAGAAACCAACTGTATATGCCTCAAATAGAACACATCCAAAATTGAGCTCATTTGTTTTCCTATCCTCAAAACTTTTCCTATTATATTTCTTGCCTTAGTTAACGGCACCACTCTCCACTGAAACACCCAACCTATTTGAAACCAGGAGTTATTCTTGACTCCTCCCACATCTTTGCCCCTCCCACTGGTCATTTCAGTCTAGTCAATACTAACGGCTAATTTACCCTTCTGCTTGCTACTACGTTAATTCAATATTACTTCAAGTctaactgatctccctgcctCTATTCTACCCTCCACCCTCTCTCATTCCGGCCCTAGTGGAACCTCTACTTTGTGCCTGAGTGAATATTCTAAAGCACAAAGATGCTCAATTCGTTTCCTCGTTTGAAACCCTTCAAATGTCCCTACTGTCTAAGGAATAAAGTTCTGGCTGCTTAAACTGGCTTATAAGGCCCTTTATGATCTCCCACTCATCTATCTCAGCTCTCCCAAACAGGTTCCAATCATACCAAACTCCTTACAGTTACCTAAattctttttgttaattttttaaaattgtggtaagaaACGCATAATACAAAACCTactttcttaaccatttttaagtgtacagttaggTAGTATTAACTATATTCATGTTGTTGTACAGATCTGTAGaaattttttcatcttgtaaaactgcaactctagggcttccctggtggcgcagtggttgagaatccacctgccaatgcaggagacatgggttcgagccctggtctggtaagatcccacatgccgcagagcaactaagcctgtgcaccacaactactgagtctgcgctctagagcctgcgagacacaactactgaagcccacacgcctagagtccatgctccgcaacaagagaaaccaccacaatgagaagcctgcgcactgcaacaaagagtaggacccgctagagaaagcctgcgtgtagcaacgaagacctaacacagccaaaaaataaacaaataaataaaaaatttaaaaaaaaacaacctggggcttccctggtggcgcagtggttgagaatccgcctgctgatgcaggggacacgggttcgtgccctggtccgggaagatcccacatgccgcggagccgctgggcccgtgagccatggccgctgagcctgagcgtccggagcctgtgctccacaacgggagaggccacaacagtgaggcccgcataccacaaaaaaaaaaaaaaaaaaaaaaaaaaaaaactgaaactctatactcactgaacaacaactccccatttctccctccccagcccctaacATCACCACTGTTTCTGTTTCCATGATTTTGAATACTCTAGATGACTTGTtacctaaattcttttttttagtttcatgtgtacaacacagtgattcaatatttttatacattataaaataatcactaccctaaatttttttaatgaaaaaacttTATACTCCAtctgagccagcaattccactttaaAGAATCTATCcctagggcttccgtggtggcgcagtgtttgagagtccgcctgccgatgcaggggacacgggttcgtgccccggtccgggaggatcccacatgccgcggagcggctgggcccgtgagccatggccgctgggcctgcgcgtccggagcctgtgctccgcaacgggagaggccacggcagtgagaggccagcgtatcacaaaaaaaaaaaaaaaatctatccctACAGAAGGGGTGCCAAAAATTTATGTACaatgat
Protein-coding sequences here:
- the CNTROB gene encoding centrobin isoform X6 is translated as MATSATSPSSPLRTKDLLSDSSEAPGLNQASSEVTSQLYTSLHVSRQAESTARAQLFLPTTFPPPHEVLDGLAQELSHSLSVGLENNLKKKVREDGSKHIFEMESVRGQLQSMLQTSRDTAYRDPATPGAGSERREEDSFDSDSTATLLNTRPLHDLTPSSSAQALEELFPRYTSLQSGAPLNPPDFQGLRDALDSEHTRRKHCERHIQSLQTRVLELQQQLAVAVTADRKKDIMIEQLDKTLARVVKGWNQHEAERTEVLRGLQEERQAAELTRSKQQETVTRLEQSLSEAMEALNREQEGARLQQRERETLEEERQALTLSLELEQQRCRALQEERDEARAGQLSERQQLETLQVALEEERQTWARQERHLKERYQALQEESEAQLEREKREAQAAREAQQQLALVQSEVRRLQGELDTARRERDALQLEMSLAQARCETQRIQMESELAMQLEQRVTERLAQAQESSLRQAASLREHHRKQLQELSGQHQQELSSQLAQFKVEMAEREERQQQVAQDYELRLAREQARARELQSGRQRLQEQQAELLERLQAMLQAHWEEASRLLSTAAPPPASPVPPASPSSPGPQEPEKEGRRIWAVPPVAVALKPALQQSRQAQEELPGVLPPVLCSPSPDLSLLLGPTFQSQHSFQPLEPKPDLTSSSAEAFSAAGTFHPDHRAEQPFPEEDPGSDGDGFLKQGLPPPSQLQGLKQFLHQLLETAPQSNENPSNDLLPPKSGPLTAPSWEEAPQAPRLPPPVHKTKVPLAVASSLFRVHELPSAHSQSGGPSGGSPERGGDGLASSRQLMEVSQLLRLYQARGWGALPAEDLLLYLKRLEHRGTDSRGDNAPRRNTDSRLGDMPRKEIPSQALPRRLATAPKTERPPARKKSGHLAAGSVRSRGGIWR
- the CNTROB gene encoding centrobin isoform X9, which produces MIEQLDKTLARVVKGWNQHEAERTEVLRGLQEERQAAELTRSKQQETVTRLEQSLSEAMEALNREQEGARLQQRERETLEEERQALTLSLELEQQRCRALQEERDEARAGQLSERQQLETLQVALEEERQTWARQERHLKERYQALQEESEAQLEREKREAQAAREAQQQLALVQSEVRRLQGELDTARRERDALQLEMSLAQARCETQRIQMESELAMQLEQRVTERLAQAQESSLRQAASLREHHRKQLQELSGQHQQELSSQLAQFKVEMAEREERQQQVAQDYELRLAREQARARELQSGRQRLQEQQAELLERLQAMLQAHWEEASRLLSTAAPPPASPVPPASPSSPGPQEPEKEGRRIWAVPPVAVALKPALQQSRQAQEELPGVLPPVLCSPSPDLSLLLGPTFQSQHSFQPLEPKPDLTSSSAEAFSAAGTFHPDHRAEQPFPEEDPGSDGDGFLKQGLPPPSQLQGLKQFLHQLLETAPQSNENPSNDLLPPKSGPLTAPSWEEAPQAPRLPPPVHKTKVPLAVASSLFRVHELPSAHSQSGGPSGGSPERGGDGLASSRQLMEVSQLLRLYQARGWGALPAEDLLLYLKRLEHRGTDSRGDNAPRRNTDSRLGDMPRKEIPSQALPRRLATAPKTERPPARKKSGHLAAGSVRSRGGIWR